TCGGGGTCGAGCGACGAAAGCCATGGCTGGCGGGCACATGTCGAACGCAGTACCGATGGCGGCAAGACATGGGAATTTATCGGCCCGTTAAACGATGGAAAAGAGGTGGCGGCCATACAGCCCACATTCCTCCAACATGGGGGAGACACGTTGCAGATGCTGTGCCGTACCAATGGAAAAGACGACAACCAATATATCGTGCAAGCCTGGTCCTACGATGCCGGAAAGACGTGGACCGAAATGTCCGATACGCAATTGCCCAATAACAATTCGGGAATCGATGCTGTCACTTTGAGAGACGGTCGCCATCTCCTTATCTATAACCACTCCACGCGTGATGAGGAAAATTTGGGACACAAGGGGCGTGGCGTCATCAATTTGGCTCTGAGCCATGACGGCGTGAACTGGGAAGCCGCCTTGGTTCTCGATTACATTGTTCAACCCGAGAAGCAATATTCCTATCCCTCTATAATTCAGACGGCCGACGGCCTCGTGCATATTGTCTATACATGGCATCGCGAACGCATCAAACATGTGGTTGTCGATCCTGACAAGTTGGTTACCTATCCCATTGTCGATGGCGTATGGCCTGCCGACAAAGTGCCTCTTGTCGAGTCGCCCGTCGACGCGTTGTAGCAAAAGGGCCCCCTCTTTTGCCGATGTAAAAGAGCCCGATTCCTCGTGAAAGTTAAGTTCTTATTTTTCACGGGAGATATGAGGCCGAACGAAAAAGAAGTTGTATTTTTGTCTTTCATTCGGGCATAATTTGTCAGGAATAGCCCGACAATCCTCCCAACCCGAATGAGGGATATGAGTTGTCCGCCAAAGGAAAAAAGATTATGTTAGCAAAACGCATTGTACCCTGCCTCGATGTAAAAGACGGAAAAACCGTAAAAGGGGTGAATTTTGTCAATTTCAGAGATGCCGGTGACCCGGTGGAACTGGGACAGGTTTATAGCGAGCAAGGTGCCGACGAATTGGTCTATCTCGATATTACAGCTTCCCACGAGGGCCGTAAGACGTTTACCGATTTGGTACGTCGGGTGGCAGCCCACGTGAGCATTCCTTTCACGGTGGGAGGGGGTATCAATGAACTGAGTGACGTGGACCGTTTGTTAAATGCCGGAGCCGACAAAGTCTCCATCAATTCATCGGCCTTGAAAAATCCCGGCTTGATTGGCGAGATTGCAAAGAACTTCGGCTCACAAGTGTGTGTGGTCGCCATCGATGCCAATTGGGAGGCGAACGGCTGGCGCTGTTATCGCAGCGGCGGACGCGTTCCCACCGATAAGGAACTTTTTTCTTGGGCACGGGAGGCGCAAGAACGCGGCGCGGGAGAGATACTCTTCACCAGCATGACCCACGATGGTGTGAAGACGGGCTATGCCAACGAAGCTCTTGCACACCTGCATGACTTGCTCGACATACCGGTCATCGCATCGGGTGGAGCCGGTGCGAAGGAGCACTTTCGCGACGCATTCCTCGCGGGAAAAGCCGATGCCGCTTTGGCTGCCAGCGTGTTTCATTTTGGCGAAATATCCATTCCCGAGTTGAAAGCCTATCTCGCAAAAGAAAATATTTGTGTAAGAATATAATATCGAAAAAATATGGAACTCGATTTTGACAAGATGGGCGGGCTTATTCCCGCCATTGTTCAGGATAATTGCACGGGCAAGGTCCTGATGCTGGGATTCATGAACAAAGAAGCCTATGACAAAACCTTGGAAATAGGCAAAGTAACCTTTTTCAGCCGTACCAAAAACCGTCTGTGGACCAAAGGCGAGGAGAGCGGCCATTTTTTGAACGTGTGTTCTATCCTGGTCGATTGTGACGCCGACACGCTTTTGATAAAAGCCAATCCCGTAGGGCCGGTATGCCACACCGGTAGCGATACTTGTTTCAACGAGAAAAACGATGCCGATTTTTACTTCATACAGTACCTGCAAGACTTTATCGACCGCCGCAAGGCCGAGATGCCCGAAGGTTCTTATACGACATCGCTCTTCAAGAAAGGGGTGAACCGCATGGCTCAAAAGGTGGGCGAAGAAGCCGTCGAGACGGTTATCGAAGCCACCAACGGTACTCGTGAAGGTTTTATCTATGAAGCCTCAGACTTGATATATCACCTGATTGTACTGCTGACCTCCAAAGGGTTGCGCATGGAAGACTTGGCCCGCGAACTCAAAAGCCGCCACAAAGAATAATCTCCCGTTATGGAAAAGCTGCAACTCATCAATTATCGCCAAGTCGAAATTTGCCGCAACGAGCAAGTGGTATTGCAAGATGCCGATTTTGAACTGTACAGCGGCGAATTTGTCTATCTGATAGGTCGTGTGGGCAGCGGAAAAAGCACATTGTTGAAGACCATCTATGCCGAAGTGCCCATACACGACGGCAAAGCGACGGTGTTCGACTTGGATATGCGCAAGATACGTCGTCGTTCCATACCCTATTTGCGTCGTAAGATAGGAATCGTATTTCAAGACTTTCAACTCCTGACCGACCGCTCTGTGCAGAAAAATCTCGAATTCGTGTTACGGGCTACCGGCTGGAAAGACAAGAAAGCCATAGCCGAGCGCATCGAAAAAATACTCCGTCAAGTAGGAATGGAAAATAAAGCCTATCGCATGCCCCATGAACTTTCGGGCGGAGAGCAGCAACGCATCGTCATCGCGCGTGCCCTGCTCAATTCACCCGAGATTATTCTGGCCGACGAGCCTACCGGGAACCTCGACCCGCAGACCGGCAAGCAGATTGTCGCCCTGCTTCATGAGATATGCCATGAAGGAACGGCGGTTGTGATGACGACCCATAATCATTATCTCGTCAAGGAGTTTCCGGGACGTGTGTTGCTCTGCCATGAGAAGCACATTACCGATATTACCGATACGATTCCCACAAAGTGACGCCGAAATGCTGAAATTATGATAAATCGTTATATCTTTGCAGTGCAATATTCAAAAAAGAAACAATAAATATCGAAATAAGAAATGAAAGTATTAAAATTTGGTGGAACATCTGTCGGCTCGGCACAACGCATGAAAAATGTCGCCGGATTGATTTGCGACGGCAGTCAGAAAATCGTTGTCCTTTCGGCCATGTCGGGAACGACCAATACCTTGGTCGAAATCTCGGATTACCTCTATAAAAAGAATCCCGATGGAGCCAACGAAGTCATTAATGCCCTCGAACGCAAGTATCAACAGGTTATCGACGAACTTTTTGAGACCGAGACATACAAGCAACAGGCTCTCGATGCAATAAAGACCAATTTCGACACGATGCGTTCGTTCACCAAAGACCTCTTTACCATGTTCGAGGAGAAGGTGATTTTGGCACAAGGTGAATTGATGTCGACGATGATGATGAACCTCTATCTCAATGAGACGGGGGTGAAATCGGTTTTAATACCCGCTCTCGATTATATGCGTATCGACAAAAACGGAGAACCCGACCCCGCATATATAAAGAGCAATCTCGAAAAACGCTTGGCCGAGTGTCCCGATGCACCCATCTACATCACACAGGGATTTATCTGCCGCAATGCTTACGGTGAAATCGACAACCTGCAACGCGGAGGCAGCGACTATTCGGCTTCGCTGGTAGGTGCGGCCATACAAGCCGAAGAGATACAAATCTGGACCGACATCGACGGTATGCACAACAACGACCCTCGTTTTGTCGAAGGCACCAAACCCGTGCGCACGCTCAATTTCGAAGAAGCCGCCGAGTTGGCCTATTTCGGCGCGAAAATCCTGCACCCGACCTGCATACTCCCGGCCAAGCTCAATCGCATTCCCGTGCGACTGCTCAACACGATGGAGCCCGATGCCCCCGGTACGATGATTTGCGGCGCTTCCGAAACCGGAAAGATAAAAGCCGTTGCCGCCAAAGACGGAATCACGGCCATCAAAATCAAATCGGGACGAATGCTTTTGGCCTATGGTTTCCTGCGCAAGGTATTTGAGATTTTCGAAAGTTACCAGACCGCCATCGACATGGTGACGACTTCGGAAGTAGGTGTGTCGGTAACCATCGACAATACCAAGCACCTGACCGAAATACTCGACGATTTGAAAAAATTCGGTACGGTGACCGTCGACGAAAACATGGTTATCATTTGTGTCGTCGGGGATTTGGAATGGAAAAATATCGGTTTTGAGTCGAATGCCATGCAGGCGATGAAAGACATACCTGTGCGCATGGTTTCGTACGGTGGAAGCAACTACAACATCTCTTTCCTGGTGAAAGCCGAAGACAAGAAACGCGCCTTGCAGGCACTCAGTCACAGTTTATTTGAATAACCAATCATAAATGAGACGGCGGACTACTATAATCCGCCTTTCTTATCTAAAAAAGCCTATGAATTTTCCGATTGAAAAATTCAACACCTTGGAGACCCCTTTCTATTATTATGATACCGAGTTGTTGCGTCAGACATTACAAGTTATCAAACACGAAGCGAGCCGCTATCCGCAATATCATGTGCACTATGCGGTCAAAGCCAATGCCAACAGCCGTTTGCTTTCGATTATCCGTGAAAACGGATTGGGAGCCGACTGCGTTAGCGGCGGGGAGATAAAAGCCGCTTTGAAAGCCGGATTTCCGGCCGACAAGATTGTCTTTGCCGGCGTGGGCAAGGCCGACTGGGAAATAAAACTGGGACTCGAAGCCGGCATTTGCTGCTTCAACGTCGAGTCCTTGCCCGAGCTGGAAAACATCGACTGCCTGGCCGGAGAGATGGGTAAAACGGCTTCGGTGGCTCTGCGCATCAATCCCGATGTCGATGCCCACACGCACCACTATATCACGACGGGGCTGAGCGAGAACAAGTTTGGTATCAGCCTCGAACATCTCGAAATGGCTCTCGACCGCTTGGCTACCCTGTCTCATGTCAAGCTCTTGGGGCTGCATTTCCACATCGGGTCGCAGATTCTCGACATGGACTCGTTCAAGATGCTTTGCAATCGTATCAACGAGATTCAGGAAACGCTCTACCGTCGCATGATCATTGTCGATGTCATCAATGTGGGCGGCGGCTTGGGAATCGATTACCAATCGCCCGACAAACAACCGATACCCGATTTCGGCGCTTATTTTTCGGTCTTCCACAAGCACCTCAAATTACGCCCTAAACAGCATCTCTTCTTTGAATTGGGCCGTTCGGTGGTAGGTCAGTGCGGAACGCTGATAACACGCACGCTGTATGTGAAAGAAGGCGTGCAGAAAAAGTTTGTCATTGTCGATGCCGGTATGACCGACCTTATACGTCCGGCACTTTATCAGGCATATCACAGTATCGAAAACATCTCGTCACATTTGCCCGAGCAACAGTATGATGTGGTAGGACCTATCTGTGAGTCGTCCGACTGTTTCGGCAAAGTGGTCACTTTGCCCGAGACCTCGCGGGGCGATTTGATTGCCATTCGGTCGGCCGGTGCCTATGGCGAAATCATGGCCTCGCAATATAATTGTCGGGCATTGCCGGGCTGCTGCTATTCCGATGACTTGATTTAATCCGAAAAACTTACTTAGCTATGAGAAAGAAATTGTCGTTTCTTGCCCTTCTGATATTTTCGATGGGTATGGGACTTTCGGCACAGGAGAATATTTTTGTGTTGAAAGACAGTTACATCTATCCCAAGAAAAAGTTTATCGACTCTTTGGCTGTGGCCGAGGCTGTCGTGAAGCCTTATGAGACCTTTGCCACTTCCACCGCAACCATTCGCAGCGGACGAGACAAGAACTACCAGGTGCGTCTCTCAAAATTTGCGGGAGGCACCTATCCCGGCGATTTTCAGGCCATACAGATATTCCTGGGAAACAAATGCCTGCTCGAAGTGACCAATGCCGATGGGTGGACCTCGCTGCCCCCGAATGTTCCCTCGAACAACAACTACTATTTTACGGTGAATATTTCGCCCTATTCAACGGCACTCTTTTTCTTCTCGCAAGCCAAAGACAATTTTCCGCCCGACTTGACCATCGTGGTCATAAAGACAGGGAAAGCTCATTTGGTATATCACCGTCCTTGCGTGTTGCAGTCTATTTCCAAGAACTCATATTCGGTGCGTCTCGAACTGGACGACCGTTATCCGATGTATGTCGTTCCCGGCGCTATGAGCAGCGAAGTGACCACAGAGCCCGAGGAGCCTGTTGTTGAGGAACAACAAGCCGAACCGCAGGAGCAGCCCAAGAAGAAAAGAAAATGGCGCCGTCGCGACAAGCAAGAGGTAGAGCCGGTTGCTGTTCCGCAGCCCGACACGGTAAAAGTCGTTGAAACGCCTGCCCCGGTAGTAAAGAAAGAGGAGCCGAAACCCGTACAGCCCAAACGCTACTTGATATGGAATGAGAGCGATGTGCTGAAAATCAAAGAACTGTATTGATCTTTTGATGGGATATAAAGAAGAGGCGGTCAAACTGTTTTGACCGCCTCTTTTGGTATGGAGAGGAGTGAGGTTATTTTCCGATTTTCTTTATCCACTCGGCATATTTTTCAAGAACTTCATTCCCTTCGTCGTTGTACCAGGAATAACCACCACGGCGTTCTTCACCTACTTCGGCCAGTGTGGCACGCTTTATGCCGTCGCGGTCGCAGAAGAACGGTTGCTCGGTTTCGAGGTCATAGAAACGGGCCCAAAGCGGTTTGGCACCTTTTTCGTATTCGATATAGGCTACCCATTTGTCGTTTTCGTCGCGATAACGCACATACTTGGTATCGGTGATTTTGTGCTCCTCAAACCATTTTACGGCACCTTTTACGGCCGCAATCACTTCGGGTGAAGGGTTTTCGACCTTCATCAGCAACAACACGATGTCGGCCGATTCGTCGCCGCTGTAAGATTCCAGTTCATACGCTCTTGCTTTGGCCGGTTTCAGTGTCTCGGGATCGTGTTGGGCGCACCATACGGTGAGCTCGCCTTTTTTATTGCGTATCTGGGTGTCGAGGATACATTGTATGCCTTTTTTATAGGCTTCGAGGGCTTTGGCCTTTTCTTCGGGCGTGAAGTTGAAAATCACATAGGGCTTATCGTCATCGCTGATGGCGTAGAGCAATTTTAGTACGTTCACAATCGCTCCGTCGTTGAACGTGATGTCGCGTGAATAAGCCACAGATTTCCCTTTGCGATAAGGGTAGAATTGGGGCCAGCCACCGTTGTCGTATTGGGAAATGTAGATGTAATTGAGGGCTTTGAAGAAGGCATCGCGGTAGATTTGTTCGTGCGTCTGCGCATACATGTTGGTGAGAAAACGCATTTCGGTCGTCGTGGCGTTGTTGTCGATGGTTGTACCTATTCCCGTCTCTTTTATTTTGTCGATGACATCTTGTCGTATTTCGCCATGGAATGCGATGTTTTTGGGGAATCCGCCCAATTCGCTTTGATAGAGCAACAACTTTTCGGCAATGGCTTTGGCTTCGGGGGTGCCGTACCATTCTTTGGGCATCTTGGTGGCAATCTGTTTCCACGGGAGTTTCTGCAATTCTTCCATCGTTTGTGCCGAGACAATCATGGACAAGAAGCAGAAAATCAATCCAAAAATTTTCTTTTTCATCTGATAAATATTTTGATGTTACTGAATGTTTGTGTCTTGTAGTCCTATTTTTGCAATCGACCGGTAAGCGTGTCGCGGTTGTTTTTGAGGTCGGTCCAGTCAACTTTCCGGGTGGGGTCGATGCCGTTGATGTATTTCTCGATGTTGGTATATCCATCGTCGTTGCAATCTCCCGTGGCGTCGGAGGGGTCGTTGGGGTTCAGCCCATACCGTATCTCCCACGCATCGGGCATTCCGTCGTTGTCGCTGTCGATGTATGGCGTACCCTTGTACTCGGGCAGCCCGCCCACCTGTTGCGGGTGGGTGATGATGCCATATTTGTATGAATCGTCGGGCAGTCTCCGTTTGACATAAGGCGTGACGAAGGGGCGTGCCTTTTTGTCGTATATGGCTTGTCCCGTGCGGACCGTGTTGATGATGCGCGTATCGACCGAGTCTCTTCGTGGAAGAGTGGCCCCAACATTTTCCATGACAAACTCATAGGCTTCTTGCGCCGACATGATGGGGTTGTGCGGCGGCATGGCAAAAGGCTCGTCGACGCGTATCGCCTCTTCAAATTTACCGCAGTCACGTTGCCCGTACACTTGCACTCCGCCGTCCCAGTTGTCGGCTGTCACTCGGTCGTTGCCCAGCATGATGTTGCCGTTTACATAGGCTTTCCCGAATGTGTCGGGTTTGTTTTTGTCACGGCTTGATTCGGGTTTGAGAATGCGATATTGTATGGCTTTCCCGTTTTGCAGCGCCGTGACGGGACCGGGCTTGAAGTAGTTGTTGATGATGTTGTATTGCGAGTATTCGTCACCGCCGTCGACAGACCGGTTCCACCAGTTGTAGATAACGCAGTTGACCAAGTTGAAACCGCCGTTCATGCCGATGGAGCAGTTCCGCGATATGTTCGAGGCAAAAAGATTGCGGGCGAAATAACAGTTGTGTCCGCCGATGGTCGCCCCGAAAGCATGGTTATAGGTGTCGAGCGCCTCGGCAAACATCGAATTTTGAATGGTAATGTTCACGGTAGGCAATTTCGTCCCTTTCCCGGTTTCGTCGCGGTTCCATACATGACGGTATATCGACATGACTTCGTCGAGCCCCCAAGAGGTCGATACATGGTCGATGATGATATTGCCCACAGCGTTTCCACCCAAGGCATCGTCACGGTTCCCCACATCGACGGCTCCTCGGCGGAAGCGCATGTGGCGGATTATCACGTCGTGGGTGTCGATGAGGAAGGAGGCGCCGGCCACGCATACCCCATCGCCGGGCGCTGTTTGTCCGGCGATGGTGATATAGGGTGCTTTAATGCTGATGGGTGATTTGAGTTCTATTACACCGGCCACGTTGAAGACCACGATACGGGCGCCGCCTGTCTCGCAGGCTTCGCGCAGAGTGCCCGGCCCACGGTCGGCCAGCGAAGTCACGGTAATGACTTTGCCGCCCCGTCCGCCGGCAGTAAAAGCTCCGCCCCCTTCGGCTCCGGGGAATGCCGGGATTTGGCATTGCGGCAGGTCTTTGGGTTTTGAGGCCCAAGGCCGGTAGACGCGTCCGTATTTCTTCTCTTCCTTTTTGACAATCTTCAATGCCTTTTCCCAAGCTGCATTGTCGAGCTTGTCATAGTAGGCGTTTTCTTGGGCGACACGTTGCTGTATCGAGTCGGGAACCGTTGGGTATTGCGCCTCGATGGGACAGGCGATTGCCAAGAATAATATTCCCGACAGGAGGGTAATTCGTTTCATGGTCAGGGGCGATGTTGATGATTTCGGTATTTTGGATTATTCCTTTATTTGGATATGCTTGTACGATAGTGATATGCTCCCGAACCGATTTGTCGTATTTCCCCGTTGGGAAGGTGTACTTCGGCCGTGGTATTGGGAGGCAGCATGATGTCCCACACGATGTGTGCACGACTCTTTTTCCATCGGCTTTCGACTTGACCGTACGGTGTTTGGTAGGTAACATCGACATGGTCGAGTTGTTTGATGTCGAAACACGGTTTGAAGATGATGTGCTTGAAACCGACCTTATCGGTCGACGGACGTATACCGCCCAACTCTTCGAAGCAGAAGGGGAGGAAGTCGCCCAGGAGCATGACATGGTTGCCGCTGTTCATCCAGGGATTGGCGGTATCACCGTTCCAAAGTTCCCAAATGGTCGTCGCTCCGTTTTCAATCATATATCCGAAACTCGGGTAGGACGTATGCGAGGCCATTTGGTAGGCCAGGTTGCTTTGCCCTATGCGGCACAGTTGGCCGAAAAGCCATTGCATGCCGATGACACCACAACTGATGTGTGCGTTGTGGGTTTCGATGATGGTCGTCGACAAGTTCTTTGCGACGGCTTCGGCGTATGGGGCGGGAATCATGTCGAATGCCAAGGGGAGGAGGTTGGCTGTGACGGTGTTGTTTGCATAGAATGCGACAGAATCTCCTTTGCCGGTTGCCGGTTGTACGGTCAGAAAGATTCTGTTGAAAGCCGCTTTCAGCTTTTCGGCGTCGGCGTCATAACGTTCGGCGTCGGCGCTCATGCCCAGCAAACGGGCAAAGCCGGCCATGATTTTCAGGTCTTTATAGAAATAGGCCGAGGCAATGAGGCGGCCGTCGGTCTTGCGAGCCGGGTCTTGGCTGTGAATCATCTCGGGCGACTCGGGTGGTACGCACCAGTCGCCGTATTTGTCTTTCACGATGAGTCCGGCGCGGTTGGTATATTCCTTGGCCATGTGTTCTATCCAACGCTGCATCGATGAATAGTGCTTGCGTATGGGCTCCATGTTGCCATATTGGGTGTAAATCATCTCGCAGGCAAAAATCAAGGCGCTGGGCCATGTTACGTTGTCGCTGTAATAGTTCCAGAATGCCGGAGCCACATCGGGAATACAACCGTCTTCTCGTTGAGCCTCGCAGATGTCTCGCACCCATTTGGTATAGAGCCGTTCGTTGCCGAAGAGATAACTTTCGCCCCAGCACCCTTTGGTGCGGTCGCCGAGCCACGGTTGCCGTTCGTTGCGTTGCGGGCAGTCGACGGGCATGCCCTTGTAGTTGCCGAGAATACCCCAACGTGCGTTTTTCACGATGGCATTTAGGGTCTTGTCCGACGAGGAGAAGGTCCCGGTTTCTTCCATGTCATCGCTGATGACTTGTGCCGTGAAACATTCGGTGAGCGGGTGGCGGGCTGATAGTTTGGAGGTGCCGGAGAGGTTTTTATATCCCGAGACTTCGACATATCTGAATCCGTGATAAGAGAATATCGGAGCCCATTTTTCGTTCTCGTCTTCTTCTCCGTTGCAAA
Above is a window of Candidatus Caccoplasma merdavium DNA encoding:
- a CDS encoding polysaccharide lyase, translated to MKRITLLSGILFLAIACPIEAQYPTVPDSIQQRVAQENAYYDKLDNAAWEKALKIVKKEEKKYGRVYRPWASKPKDLPQCQIPAFPGAEGGGAFTAGGRGGKVITVTSLADRGPGTLREACETGGARIVVFNVAGVIELKSPISIKAPYITIAGQTAPGDGVCVAGASFLIDTHDVIIRHMRFRRGAVDVGNRDDALGGNAVGNIIIDHVSTSWGLDEVMSIYRHVWNRDETGKGTKLPTVNITIQNSMFAEALDTYNHAFGATIGGHNCYFARNLFASNISRNCSIGMNGGFNLVNCVIYNWWNRSVDGGDEYSQYNIINNYFKPGPVTALQNGKAIQYRILKPESSRDKNKPDTFGKAYVNGNIMLGNDRVTADNWDGGVQVYGQRDCGKFEEAIRVDEPFAMPPHNPIMSAQEAYEFVMENVGATLPRRDSVDTRIINTVRTGQAIYDKKARPFVTPYVKRRLPDDSYKYGIITHPQQVGGLPEYKGTPYIDSDNDGMPDAWEIRYGLNPNDPSDATGDCNDDGYTNIEKYINGIDPTRKVDWTDLKNNRDTLTGRLQK
- a CDS encoding bifunctional phosphoribosyl-AMP cyclohydrolase/phosphoribosyl-ATP diphosphatase HisIE is translated as MELDFDKMGGLIPAIVQDNCTGKVLMLGFMNKEAYDKTLEIGKVTFFSRTKNRLWTKGEESGHFLNVCSILVDCDADTLLIKANPVGPVCHTGSDTCFNEKNDADFYFIQYLQDFIDRRKAEMPEGSYTTSLFKKGVNRMAQKVGEEAVETVIEATNGTREGFIYEASDLIYHLIVLLTSKGLRMEDLARELKSRHKE
- a CDS encoding aspartate kinase, with the translated sequence MKVLKFGGTSVGSAQRMKNVAGLICDGSQKIVVLSAMSGTTNTLVEISDYLYKKNPDGANEVINALERKYQQVIDELFETETYKQQALDAIKTNFDTMRSFTKDLFTMFEEKVILAQGELMSTMMMNLYLNETGVKSVLIPALDYMRIDKNGEPDPAYIKSNLEKRLAECPDAPIYITQGFICRNAYGEIDNLQRGGSDYSASLVGAAIQAEEIQIWTDIDGMHNNDPRFVEGTKPVRTLNFEEAAELAYFGAKILHPTCILPAKLNRIPVRLLNTMEPDAPGTMICGASETGKIKAVAAKDGITAIKIKSGRMLLAYGFLRKVFEIFESYQTAIDMVTTSEVGVSVTIDNTKHLTEILDDLKKFGTVTVDENMVIICVVGDLEWKNIGFESNAMQAMKDIPVRMVSYGGSNYNISFLVKAEDKKRALQALSHSLFE
- the pelA gene encoding pectate lyase; amino-acid sequence: MKKKIFGLIFCFLSMIVSAQTMEELQKLPWKQIATKMPKEWYGTPEAKAIAEKLLLYQSELGGFPKNIAFHGEIRQDVIDKIKETGIGTTIDNNATTTEMRFLTNMYAQTHEQIYRDAFFKALNYIYISQYDNGGWPQFYPYRKGKSVAYSRDITFNDGAIVNVLKLLYAISDDDKPYVIFNFTPEEKAKALEAYKKGIQCILDTQIRNKKGELTVWCAQHDPETLKPAKARAYELESYSGDESADIVLLLMKVENPSPEVIAAVKGAVKWFEEHKITDTKYVRYRDENDKWVAYIEYEKGAKPLWARFYDLETEQPFFCDRDGIKRATLAEVGEERRGGYSWYNDEGNEVLEKYAEWIKKIGK
- a CDS encoding ATP-binding cassette domain-containing protein, encoding MEKLQLINYRQVEICRNEQVVLQDADFELYSGEFVYLIGRVGSGKSTLLKTIYAEVPIHDGKATVFDLDMRKIRRRSIPYLRRKIGIVFQDFQLLTDRSVQKNLEFVLRATGWKDKKAIAERIEKILRQVGMENKAYRMPHELSGGEQQRIVIARALLNSPEIILADEPTGNLDPQTGKQIVALLHEICHEGTAVVMTTHNHYLVKEFPGRVLLCHEKHITDITDTIPTK
- the lysA gene encoding diaminopimelate decarboxylase; the encoded protein is MNFPIEKFNTLETPFYYYDTELLRQTLQVIKHEASRYPQYHVHYAVKANANSRLLSIIRENGLGADCVSGGEIKAALKAGFPADKIVFAGVGKADWEIKLGLEAGICCFNVESLPELENIDCLAGEMGKTASVALRINPDVDAHTHHYITTGLSENKFGISLEHLEMALDRLATLSHVKLLGLHFHIGSQILDMDSFKMLCNRINEIQETLYRRMIIVDVINVGGGLGIDYQSPDKQPIPDFGAYFSVFHKHLKLRPKQHLFFELGRSVVGQCGTLITRTLYVKEGVQKKFVIVDAGMTDLIRPALYQAYHSIENISSHLPEQQYDVVGPICESSDCFGKVVTLPETSRGDLIAIRSAGAYGEIMASQYNCRALPGCCYSDDLI
- a CDS encoding glycoside hydrolase family 78 protein, which produces MPLPLHAQPTQEPVSLADLRTEALHNPLGLDTETPRFSWQLQSDESNVMQRTYRIMVASDSSKLADGKCDLWDSGIVTSDSSLWVAYRGMPLGSNRHAYWKVQITASYGKEKECQTSWSPIAKFSTGLLSENRWKGQWIGLDQAMPWDREEMHSRLSARYLRTEFTTDKPIKRATAFIAGLGLYEFYINGQKVGNEVLTPAPTDYRKTILYNTYDVTSLIQSQNAIGVVLGNGRYYTMCQNYKPYKIANFGYPKLRLNLVIEYVDGSRETIASDTRWKLTPDGPIRSNNEYDGEIYDARKELGAWTQPGYNDSTWIPAQRVSIPTGTLRGAMMPGMKIWQEIKPVSVIETEKGFILDFGQNMAGWVEMKVQGQAGDSIFLQYAERLNKDGKSLFTENLRDALSTDTYICNGEEDENEKWAPIFSYHGFRYVEVSGYKNLSGTSKLSARHPLTECFTAQVISDDMEETGTFSSSDKTLNAIVKNARWGILGNYKGMPVDCPQRNERQPWLGDRTKGCWGESYLFGNERLYTKWVRDICEAQREDGCIPDVAPAFWNYYSDNVTWPSALIFACEMIYTQYGNMEPIRKHYSSMQRWIEHMAKEYTNRAGLIVKDKYGDWCVPPESPEMIHSQDPARKTDGRLIASAYFYKDLKIMAGFARLLGMSADAERYDADAEKLKAAFNRIFLTVQPATGKGDSVAFYANNTVTANLLPLAFDMIPAPYAEAVAKNLSTTIIETHNAHISCGVIGMQWLFGQLCRIGQSNLAYQMASHTSYPSFGYMIENGATTIWELWNGDTANPWMNSGNHVMLLGDFLPFCFEELGGIRPSTDKVGFKHIIFKPCFDIKQLDHVDVTYQTPYGQVESRWKKSRAHIVWDIMLPPNTTAEVHLPNGEIRQIGSGAYHYRTSISK
- a CDS encoding exo-alpha-sialidase, giving the protein MNKKNTLSLSFCATLLLSLVSSCTPKEHRDGIVLEEFLYEQADFPSCHSVTLVELANGDLLATYFGGTYERHPDVEIRLQRKTPDGVWSAPQSVATGIQNDTLRYPTWNPVIFQPRGGDLMLYYKVGPNPREWWGEYITSSDNGYSWSAPKRIELPLLGPIKNKPIQLADGTLISGSSDESHGWRAHVERSTDGGKTWEFIGPLNDGKEVAAIQPTFLQHGGDTLQMLCRTNGKDDNQYIVQAWSYDAGKTWTEMSDTQLPNNNSGIDAVTLRDGRHLLIYNHSTRDEENLGHKGRGVINLALSHDGVNWEAALVLDYIVQPEKQYSYPSIIQTADGLVHIVYTWHRERIKHVVVDPDKLVTYPIVDGVWPADKVPLVESPVDAL
- the hisF gene encoding imidazole glycerol phosphate synthase subunit HisF; translation: MLAKRIVPCLDVKDGKTVKGVNFVNFRDAGDPVELGQVYSEQGADELVYLDITASHEGRKTFTDLVRRVAAHVSIPFTVGGGINELSDVDRLLNAGADKVSINSSALKNPGLIGEIAKNFGSQVCVVAIDANWEANGWRCYRSGGRVPTDKELFSWAREAQERGAGEILFTSMTHDGVKTGYANEALAHLHDLLDIPVIASGGAGAKEHFRDAFLAGKADAALAASVFHFGEISIPELKAYLAKENICVRI